tataaatccatggtacgcccacatctcgaatactgtttacagatgtggtctcctcacctcaaaaaagatattctagcactagaaaaggttcagaaaagggcaactaaaatgattaggggtttagagaaggtcccatacgaggaaagattaaagaggctaggactcttcagcttggaaaagaggagactaaggggggatatgatagaggtatataaaatcatgagtgatgttgagaaagtggataaggaaaagttatttacttattcccataatacaagaactaggggtcaccaaatgaaattaataggcagcaggtttaaaacaaataaaaggaagttcttcttcacgcagcgcacagtcaacttgtggaactccttacctgaggaggttatgaaggctaggactataacaatgtttaaaagaggactggataaattcatggtggctaagtccataaatggctattagctaggatgggtaagaatggtgtccctagcctctgttcgtcagaggatggagatggatggcaggagagagatcacttgattattgcctgttaggttcactccctctggggcacctggcattggccactgtcggtagacagatactgggctagatggacctttggtctgacctggtacggccgttcttatgttcttatgagtttgGGGGAACTGGGAATATtgtgctggggagagagggagtccatGCAAAATGATAGCAGGTGACTGCAGGGATATTTGAACTAGTACTAGGCTTGTTTACTTTAGGATAGAAACATTGGCAGATGCTTAACCACGAACTTGCTTTGGCAACAGATTGGTGTATGTGATAAGTTAAGATCATTAATATACTGCCCTCTAGGATAAGGACACCCCAACGTTATTAGGGTTAGGAAGTCAGATATGGCCAAGGGAGGCTGGGTATTTGTATGAATATTCATGACAGCCCTTACGCCCTATAATAGACCAGACCACCATGTATGTAAGGAGAGATTTGGACCATCAGACTTGTTTGACATGCCAGGGACAGAGTAGGACCCTTGTAGGCAACTGCctgtctcttaccaccagatcCCCAAGAAAGGGGGTGAGTCTGTGTCATATGATACATGATACCGTAACTCTGTACTGTTGCTCTCTTTTTATTTGTGTCTTCACTTACTGTGCTAATAAAAGTTTATAAAGTTTTGCTTTGCCCTTGGCGTGAGTGCCCAGGGTTCCCAACCAGACATTTAAGTGAATAAACTTGATTCTCGTGTGCCTGATTCTGGAACTAGAACCCTACAGTTCCCAGCTCTTTATAATTGATTTCCAATTAATCACTAATTAATCAATAACCACTAAAGACTCAGGTAACGTGCATCTTTTAAACTTGTTTAATCTAGTGCTCATGGAAGGTGCTGGACTGGCAGCCCAGGATGCAGATCTCCTGGTTTTTGATAGGACACTGCACAGGTGGCCACGCAAGCTTTCCCATGCTGCCACGTCTCAGGAAGGGCCGTCCTCAGGAGTGAGGAGAGCAGCTCACTCTCATTTCCTATCCACTCCTTGGCAGCTCTGCTAAGACTGTCAACAAGGATGCCAATTGTTGTGGTGGTTGTGAGGTGCACACCTGTCCTCtgggcactggactgagactactGCTCAGTTCATGTAGGCCACTAAGCAGCCACACAGTAGTAATGGCTAAAGATGTGTTCTGAAGTTGAACACCCTGGCCTAGAAGAGAGGAGTTGTGTATCCCACCGAATGATCATTAAAATCACATCACATAGTCATTCTCCAGCTGCTAGATCAGGTCAAACCGTGTCCCCCTACATCATACTAGATCTGGATTTTAATGCCTTTGTGCAAATATTTCAATAACTAATTTCTCTGCAACATTGTCCAGCTGCTATGACTCATGATGATTTTATATCTTCCATAGAAGACTTGACCTGAAGAGTTCAGTGGGAGCCAGTCATGCAAACTCGAGGAACTTCCTCGCTGTATTCTCTAGCATATTATTTTATCTCGGACGTGTTAAAGGTGAAAATGAAACCCAGGGACCATTGTTGCCCTGGACCTGTAAGCTTATGTTTTAGAGCCCAGCCAAAGGCTGTGATTGTCAGAGGGAGGAACTCCTGGTAAATCCTGTCTCTCTTCTCATGGATGCCAGTGTACCTTCTACCAGTGTCTAATGCTGCGTGTTGTCCTGGTTTGTTTTCAGCTTTGATGACCATGACCCAGCAGTAATCCATGAGAATGCATCCCAGCCAGAGGTTCTGGTTCCAATCCGATTGGACATGGAAATCGATGGGCAGAAACTCAGAGATGCTTTTACGTGGAACATGAATGGTATGTAGGCAGCCAAGTCTTGTCTAAGGAGCTTGGAGGGATTCGGTTGCATCCATACaatagcattttttattttattttttagagagagagagagagatcccctGCCACACTGTCCCCTTGGCAAAGCTGTCAAGGCCTCACATTTCACTGGGATTCCATTTAATTGTCATGTCTCATCCTGTATCATGTGTCCTTCCTGCTGGCTGCAGTGAGCACTAGGCGTGTGTGTGTAATTTGAGGCCATCTTTTGTAATTGGCCTGTTCTCCTGACCTGATTCAGTGATGCCACAGTCCAGTGTCTCTGATCTCATGCGGCATTCAGATAAGATACAAATACAAAAGCACAGAAAGCCTGTATCTCCATAGTCTCAGTCACCTGTGTATTGTATTAAGATTGTAGCTACATTGTTTCCATAGGAACAAATAGTAAACATCGTCCATTCCTTAAGTCAAAGTTTGTAGATTTTGTCCTTACAAACCAGAGTCTAAAACCATCCTTTGACTCTTACTAGAATGAGGTTAGACTTGAGATTTCCCTCTGCATGGCAGGTTACAGCAGAGGCCTAATGCCTTGTAATCGGTGAGTGAGAGGAAGATTCTAATTGCTGTAAGCCCTGACTCAATTAACTGGGAATACTGGCTTGTTCTAATTGGTTGTCCTTTCGTCACCTCCATCAGAAAAGCTAATGACCCCAGAAATGTTCTCAGAGATACTCTGCGATGACCTGGATTTGAATCCTCTGACCTTTGTCCCTGCCATTGCCTCTGCAATTCGACAACAGATTGAGTCTTATCCAACTGACAGTATCCTAGAGGACCAGTCAGATCAACGAGTTATTATTAAGGTAATAAAGGAGGAAAGCATGACCCGAGTTAAATTATTTTGTAGAAGGCTGTTTGGGGAAGGAAAAGCACGTGGCTCCTCAAGctaggagttcctggctcccggTCCTGTGTCTAGATCACATCTCTCTCCTCTGTGTTGAGGCCCTGGTGGCAGACTACTGAACACTGCTGTCTGTGCCAGGAATTGAGATGATTATGTAATAGATGAGTCCCAGAGGGGAAAGGAACAGAGTCACACTTTGGGGAGAGGAGCTGGAAGTCCTCACACATCATTTGGGTTTCCTAGCACTAATGGTGGTAAAGAACCCAAATACAGTAGTTCTAGAAATGCATGGACTTGGCTCAGCCGTTTATCATCTTTGCCCCTGAACTTTACCTCCTGCATTAAATAAGCATGACCGTGACACGGTAATGCAAGAGATTGGTGTGCGTAGGAGCATTTGAAATGCAAACAAATCTGACTTGTGTTTATGGCATTGTGTCTAGCTAAATATCCACGTGGGGAACATTTCCCTGGTAGACCAGTTTGAATGGGACATGTCGGAGAAGGAGAACTCCCCGGAGAAGTTTGCACTGAAGCTGTGTTCAGAGCTTGGGCTGGGTGGGGAATTTGTCACCACCATCGCTTACAGCATTCGGGGACAGCTGAGCTGGCATCAGAAGACTTACGCCTTCAGGTACAGAACACTGTAGTCTTTACCATCTGTTAAATAGTTGCCTCTTTGTGGAAGAGATTCTCTGGGAGACAATCCTGCTGATGTACCACACTCTGGTTCCTACTCTGCTCTTCCTATGGTTTTGGCTTCTTGAGCTCATGTGGTCCTTCTGTCACCTGAAGCCCTTCTCACTTTGACATTCGTTAGTCGCTGTAGAGCGGTTTAGCAGATGAGGAAGGAGCAGATGAACTCCTAAGCAGTAACGAGATTCCGTTCATGTAAGTGTCTTAGTAACACACATCAAAAGAATTCCCCAAAGCCAATATTATGTAGAGAGCATTTCCTGTGTGGTATTGGCAGCTCCTTTATGGTCACCTGTTGAGGATCCTGCAGAGACTCTTCCCTCTTTCTTGTGTGGTTCACAGGCAGTGTTGCGCAGGGTGACTCGGAGGGCAAGGTGTGAATGTGCTGAGGCTGTTTGGGAGAGGTGCTGTTTCACTGATGAAAGCTAATTTCAGAATTGGAGCGTGCCGGGGGGAAACGGCGCATCGCCTCGCTTGCATGTAATGTGCAGGCTGACTCTGGAGAGCATGAAGTTTAGCCttagtggggctgggaatggaaccAGTGCAAACACCCCAAACTCTAGAGAAGcctggctctgcatgctgcccctcagGCCTGTGTCTCATTCATACCCCACGGCTCTTGGCGGTTGGGTCACTTGAGGAATCTGCTTCACCCATTCAAAAATATTAAGTATGTTTTGGTTTAAAATAGAGCCAACAGCCTAGAAATGGCTGCTTCCCTCAGTGCCCGTTGTGTTGAGACACTGGGGGTGTTGTGTACAGTTTGTAACTGTCCCAGGCCATGCTATTCTGTGATGCTGAAATATCAGCTCTTACCACATCACAGCCTGTTACAGCTAATGGGTAACAGCTATTGTTTCATCGTCTTCGTACAGAAAATATGTGCCCTTTAATCATGTTCTCCTTCCATAACATACACACTGATACCTTTTTCTAGAGGCCTCTAAGCCATTTGTGTTCCGTGTGCCGTGATGACTCATGAACCAGGGTGTCTTAGGTATTTTCAAAGCTTAATGTTGATTAAAACAGCAACTGTAGTGCTCTGCACTGGCCAGAATAAAAGCTGGTGTGATTTACTTATCACCAGGAGACAGGTTATGAATCCTGACAATAATAGGTTCCAGTTGTATTATGTAGTGGTCTGTGGTGAATTAGTATATGGATGGTTTTTATCCTTCATGTATTTCATTATAATATATTACAAGTGTGCAAATTGGGAATATGCATTAATGAGCTAGTCTCTGAGTTGGCCTGGCAGACTAAACTCTGCACATTGTGATACTATATGAAGGATCAGAGTTCAACACCTGAGATGATTTGCAGGACCAGCAGTGGCTGGGGGAAAGGAAGTTGCCTTGCTTTGGCTTTTAGTAATTCCCTGTGGCCATTTCAGGCCATCACAGTGGTACACTCCAGGAGTTGGAAGAGAACCGCATCCAACCCTTTATTGGAGGGACGGACAATTCCAGGGCGTGAGGGAGCATAGAAGCAGAAAACAGGAGCTAGATCCTCAAGGTTCTGAGACCTGGAGTTACTGAGAAGTAGGAGGCTAGTCCATAGAATTACTCTGCTTAATGGAGCAAATAAAGAGAATTCAGTGCTGGCACTTAGATTGCGAGCCTGACATGTTTATTGTATAAGAGGCAATCCTGAGAGTGCCTAGGGTTATTATAGTTCACACTGTGGTTTAATAAGTTGCTGTAGAAACCAAGGTGTTAGCAGTCAGCTTTCAGTATTTTAGAAGAGCCCCAGCCAGTTAGCTCTCTTGGCACCATGAGCATATGTCTGTGTCACTGTAACCTCCTGTCCTTGCTCCTGCCGTTCTCCATGGTCTTTGTATATTCCCAACTGTCCACAACCAGCATTGCGGCAGCCTCCTTTGCAAATGGAGCCGGTCACCGGAGTGCTGTGGGCCAGCTGCTTTTTACTCTTCATCTGCCTCTTGGCACTTCTCAGTTCGCTTTCCTTCAGGAATATACCCCAGTGTTGTCCCCGGAAACAGTGTAATTCCAAGATTATCGCCAAAGCAATGTTTGTTAGAGACTGGAGAGAGACTCAGCTTCAGTGTGGAGAACAGCCTCTCTGGAGAGGAGTTAGGATTTAAGCAAGAGAACAGTCTAATTGTTAGAGCTCATGTGCTTGTCCTGTGTCCTGCTGCCAGCGTCCCCTCTCTCTTAGCATCTCAGAATGTGACTTATACCTTCCTTTGCCAGGGAAAGCTGATTGGTATCTCCTGGTGTGGTTGGGGACCAAACCATTTTTGGCACCATTGCCAAAAGTGCTTTTAGTCTTGTCCGCACTAGGAAAGCTGAAGTATGGACCGAAGTCTAGTGTCTTTCCCACTCTCTTCTAACCCCCTCTCAGTAGAGTTATATGACATAACGGGAAAAATGCCCATGGCATGTCTACACGACAGCCTCCACCAACGCAGAATCACGGGTGTGTTCCTGACTGTAGGTGCAGTCCCTGAGGTTGGGTGGAAATACGTCTGCAGCTCTGTGCGGTGGTGCTGGGAAGACTTTTATCCTGGCCATGCTGGGGAGTAAACTCTTTGAAAGcaagcagggcagggggaccGTTGGCTGGTTTAGCAATGTGTGCTGGTGAGCACAGCTGGGAGTTCAGGCTTTCTTCTCTGTATCTCCCTCCTGGTTTATACTTGTGACAGTCCTTGAAGTGAAGAGCAGAGCCCTCTCGTCACTGTGTTGGGCAGAAGTCCTCTTGGATTAGCCCAGACACTCTTCCTTCATTCCTTGTAAGTGTAAATTGCTTTCCACCCACTCTATTAGAGTGTATCCCATATCCAGTGGAGACTGGCATTCCTAGATGGTCACTCTTCCTAATTCTTGCCCCTTAGTGCTTCAGAGGGGCCCTGTGAACCTGCATAGGTACCAAAAGGCATTTCTAATATCCTCTGCTTCCCCATTTATCGCAGATGACCTGGTTAGGATAGAGGCTATTTGCAGGTAGCTAGTTATTTTTCCTTTGGGAGGTTGCTTGCATGATATGAAAATGTACCGGCCTTTTAGTCAGACAGTGCTGATATAATACCAGCCTGTGTCCCAACAGGTGACTTCACACCCTGGCTTGTTGAAAGCCAGTTTACCAAGGATTTCTGCATGGCCCTGATTATTAAGGAGAGTTTGCACATAGAGAGTGTTTGCAATAGGTAGACTTCAAACCTCCTTTCAAAGATAAAGGAACCTTATTGCAAACAATGAAATCAaagggctggctgctgctgggagaggaATGGGGGAAAGGAGGCCCCAGCAGAACAAAGTAACCATCAGTACTTAGACATCAtctcgttttaaaaaaaaaacactaattAAAACCTTGTTTTGTTTCTCTTAGTGCAAATGTCCTCTTccttctgcttctcctccagcagaGGAGTGGCTTTGAAACCTTCTTGTGATTAATGATATTTGGGTTCTGTGGTTGGTTAGTTCCTGAATTCCCAAACCACACTGGTGGTGGTTGCTAAAGAGAGACATTCCAGTGTTGTAGGAGAAGGATCTGCTGTAGCAGTATCAAAAGAACAGCCCTAATATCTCCAGGGACTGACACAGTCTGAGGAGTCACGCAGATCTTAATCATCTGAGGGAGAGGTGAAACCATGCAGTTCTGTGGGATTCTGCTTTTGCTGGTCAGCACTGTTAGTGCATAACAAGGACAGAGCCAAGAAGCATGATATAGCAGTGCAGGGTTGTGAGCCACTATACAGGGCAGTTTATATAGTAACGTATATCAAAGAGATATAAGGAGCAGCAAGAGGAGGCTGAAATGGGACCCATCAAGCTCTCCTGTCCCCATGACTTACTCAGTATTTAGTGACTATATACACAGCCCCTTACAAACAAGCTCCCTGACCTAAAGAGCTTCCATCGGAATAGCTAAAGGAGGGAGCTGATTCTACCAGACACCAAACACTCCTTGCCTTAGGGGTCATCCTTGTGTCCAGTAGAAAATGTCACCCTGCTCAGCCGGCTGTATAGACCCTGCCACATGTGAATGTTACCTCAGCCTGTCACCAGAGGGTTGGACCAGGGCATAGGGAAGGTCAAAACTTTGCTTTTTGTTACTTTGCCTCATTCCACTAAAAACTATGCAGCTGATGGTGCATTACACAGCGCCTCCTACGCTGGGAGTATCCCCTCTGCCACTCCGCCAGCCTGGCAGCAGCATTGTGCCCTTGAGAAGTTGGGGTGTTGTCACAAGAGTGCAGATTCCCTTCTTCTCTGTCTGACACCTGCCAGTCCATGGAAATGTGGGATCCAGTTTAAGATTGTGCTGAAATCATGCTCTtaggcccagtcctccagccccATTGAAGTCTGTTGATTTGTGTAGGTGtgaggcagaatctggccctaaaggtTTGCTATTCTAGATCACCAGCTTTGCTGCAGACAACCCATTTCCATGGTGATCAGCAGTTGAAGTATGTCCTGTGAATCAGAGAGCTGCGATTAGCTGCATGGAAGTGATAGGACGCTAGCCTGTGTAGTGGTGTCTCTGTGGGAGGGGTCAGACATGGCTGTGCACCTGGGATAGccctacacacacactttctcaaAATTTGAACCCAATATTTACACTGAGACTTGCCTGTGTTTACACTCCATTTCCAGCTCCTCAATATTTAGGAACCCACTCTCATAACCACAAGGGGCTGTACTAGTTAATTCTTAAAGGGTTAGTGAAGTGAAGACCACTGTGTGAGCATGTGACGGTGTAGCTGCTGGTAGCAGACCAGTTTGTAACTTGCACTAGCAGactaagctctttgggtcagggaccgTCACTTATTCTGTATATTTGTAGAATACCTAGCGCAATGGAACCCAATCCATGACTAGGGTCTCTAGATTCAATTGCAATGTGCTGCTCTTCAATGGAAGATTGGGAGAGTTTGTTGTCATCACCAGGCCTTATGAACATAAGGAGTTGCCAAAGGCTGTGAAGGAAGAGCAGTTGTACTAGGCAACTCAGAATTACAGTACCACGTGCAGTTTGCacagactgaggccttgtctacactacggggatAAGTCGaccctaagttacactactccacaTAGCTGAAATCAACGTagtttaggtcgacttactgcggtgtctacaccgTGCTGTGTCAACTGGAGATGCTGTCTggtcgacttcccttactcttctcattctggtggacTACCGGAGTCGACCAGAGAGCGCTCTGTGGTTAATTCAGCGGGTCTTCaattagacccactaaatcaacccccgctgcaTCGATCACGCCAGCCTTGGTCCCCAGTaattgtagacatggcctcagaaaTGCTGGCAGGAACCTCAGGAAGCCACATTTCTGAGCAGGCAGGGTACTCTCCCAGTTCATGAATGTCCCCTTGGATATAACAAAGCTTTCAGCCTTCATAAACTGATATGATCTTTCCATTCAGCCTGAATGTCGTCTGTCCATTAGCCAGTTACATAGGGAGCCTTCAGAGAGGGGAAATCTACTGAAAATGTGCATGGCTCTTTAAACTGCAGTCTTCATGTTGTTGTTACTATTGGTCATATACCTCCTGGTGGCCAAAACGTTCTAAAATAAGGAGGACGTGTTCAGCGTTTGCTTTGACGAATCTCCTTTCACTGGTGTGTACAAGAGACGATGGCTTTGAAGTAGTTAGATACAAGGCAGTTCCAGGCTCCAGGAACTGTAGCTTGTCTGTCTGCGGGGCAGGAACCAGACTGTACCAAGCAGATGTAAGAATGAGTGCCCAGCCAGAGCAGAGGACCGTTGAGTAGCCCTCCCCTCTCAGCTCTGGGGCAGTGCCAAAGGGGAGTGAAAGGTCTGTGTGTCTTGGCTGTTGCAATTCAGATTTGGCtgaattttgttttttgtcttgacTTGGTGCTTTAGTGAGAACCCTCTGCCAACTGTAGAGATCGCCATTCGCAACACAGGTGATGCTGACCAGTGGTGCCCTCTGCTCGAAACCCTAACGGACGCGGAGATGGAGAAGAAGATCAGAGACCAAGACAGAAACACAAGGTGCTGCCCGGTCCTACAGTTTTCATTCTGGCCCCTCTGTAGGATAGAATTTAAAAGCTTtgatgttttatttttctctgctGAGAGCCAACTGGCAGGATTTCAGATCAATACACCAGAAAGAGGATTTATCTCTCCTTTGCTTCAGGATATTAAACTGTTATCACATCACTCTGCAAGTGTcttcacattttcatttttaaccaTCTCCTGCTCAAAGCCAGCTCCCCTCTAGTGCAGTAATATCTGGAGTCTCTAGGAGTCTTAAGACTAAATGCCACATGCTGACATCCTGACAAAGCTTCCCTTTTATGTGTGGAGACGCACTGTTTGAAGTAGGAGTGATGTTCCAAATCCCAGCCTGGTTAACTGCACTTCTGCCTATTTGCTGGCACGGATAGGGACACCATTGTGATTACAAGAGCAGCCTTTGCTCCCTGTAGGGAGAGACCTACAAAGCAAATAAATAGCTTAGGCTGTTCAAACCTGCCTGGGTGTGAAGTGAAATCGGCCTGGTTTATCTCCCCAAGATACtgtaggtaataaaatggagagaTTCAAGCCACACCCATGGGTTGCTCAAAACTGGAGACCCTACCCATTGGTATCTGAGAAACCATCTTCCAGTTATTTAATACTCAGTTTGATAAGACTGAGACATTCTGATACTCAGTAGGTGTAAGCTCTTGCAGTAAAGCTAAACTGTCAATGGCCGATTGATGTTGAAACAATTCAAGCTAAAAATACATGGAAACAAGGTAAGCAGAtttcgcagcagcagcagcagcaatgccaTACACACTTCAG
The Mauremys mutica isolate MM-2020 ecotype Southern chromosome 16, ASM2049712v1, whole genome shotgun sequence genome window above contains:
- the SMARCB1 gene encoding SWI/SNF-related matrix-associated actin-dependent regulator of chromatin subfamily B member 1, producing MMMMALSKTFGQKPVKFQLEEDGEFYMIGSEVGNYLRMFRGSLYKRYPSLWRRLATVEERKKIVASSHESQRSHSPRRYHGYTTLATSVTLLKASEVEEILDGNDEKYKAVSISTEPPTYLREQKAKRNNQWVPTLPNSSHHLDAVPCSTTINRNRMGRDKKRTFPLCFDDHDPAVIHENASQPEVLVPIRLDMEIDGQKLRDAFTWNMNEKLMTPEMFSEILCDDLDLNPLTFVPAIASAIRQQIESYPTDSILEDQSDQRVIIKLNIHVGNISLVDQFEWDMSEKENSPEKFALKLCSELGLGGEFVTTIAYSIRGQLSWHQKTYAFSENPLPTVEIAIRNTGDADQWCPLLETLTDAEMEKKIRDQDRNTRRMRRLANTAPAW